A genome region from Micromonospora peucetia includes the following:
- a CDS encoding sulfite exporter TauE/SafE family protein, with translation MLNAPEALAVLAAGVAAGAINAVVGSGTLVTFPVLLSLGFPPVVANVSNTVGLVPGSFSAAYAYRRDLAGHGGLLARLGVAAVLGGVTGGVLLLLLPPGAFRAIVPVLIVLALVLVVVQPRLARALARRRPVPDGAGPPSAGGGAVRHVGPLLLLGVFGTGVYGGYFGAAQGVLLLGLLGVLLSTDLRWVNGVKNVLAGLVNGVAAALFVAVGTVAWQPALLIAAGSVVGGLIGGRWGRRLPPVVLRATIVVVGLAALVNLLL, from the coding sequence ATGCTGAATGCCCCTGAAGCGCTGGCCGTGCTGGCCGCCGGGGTCGCGGCGGGCGCCATCAACGCGGTGGTGGGTTCGGGCACGCTGGTGACCTTCCCGGTCCTGCTCTCCCTCGGCTTCCCACCGGTGGTGGCGAACGTGTCCAACACCGTCGGGCTGGTGCCGGGATCATTTTCCGCGGCGTACGCCTATCGCAGGGATCTGGCCGGGCACGGCGGCCTGCTGGCACGTCTGGGCGTGGCCGCCGTGCTTGGCGGGGTCACCGGCGGCGTACTGCTGCTGCTCCTGCCCCCCGGCGCGTTCCGGGCCATCGTGCCGGTGCTGATCGTCCTCGCGCTGGTGCTCGTGGTGGTGCAGCCGCGACTGGCGCGGGCGTTGGCCCGCCGCCGGCCGGTCCCGGACGGCGCGGGCCCGCCGTCCGCCGGTGGCGGGGCGGTCCGGCACGTCGGGCCGCTGCTGCTGCTCGGCGTGTTCGGCACCGGGGTGTACGGCGGGTACTTCGGCGCCGCACAGGGAGTGCTGCTGCTGGGGCTGCTCGGCGTGTTGCTCTCCACCGACCTGCGCTGGGTCAACGGGGTGAAGAACGTGCTCGCCGGCCTGGTGAACGGGGTCGCGGCGGCCCTGTTCGTCGCCGTGGGAACGGTGGCGTGGCAGCCGGCGCTGCTGATCGCGGCGGGTTCCGTGGTGGGCGGCCTGATCGGCGGCCGGTGGGGACGCCGGCTGCCTCCGGTGGTCCTACGCGCCACGATCGTGGTCGTCGGGCTTGCCGCCCTGGTCAACCTGCTGCTCTGA
- a CDS encoding flavin reductase produces the protein MSRRREHVPTRPTWRCRACGIAWPCSAAKLRLLGEYRHDRAALTVYLATLQTEAAEQLVALDSGVSLTHLADRFLSWARPRG, from the coding sequence GTGAGTCGCCGACGTGAGCATGTCCCGACCCGACCCACGTGGCGCTGCCGGGCGTGCGGCATCGCCTGGCCCTGCTCAGCGGCGAAGCTGCGGCTGCTCGGTGAGTACCGCCACGACCGGGCCGCACTCACCGTCTACCTGGCGACCCTCCAGACCGAGGCCGCCGAACAACTCGTCGCGCTCGACTCCGGTGTGAGCCTGACCCACCTGGCCGACCGGTTCCTCTCCTGGGCCCGCCCGCGCGGCTGA
- a CDS encoding ABC transporter permease encodes MTITTGKKKEKIDRLAELAAREDERGVSLWKEAFRRLRRNPAAIVGAVILSLFLLVAILGPFFVPHAPDAQLWKGEIRLGDFPGFRAENWFGVDHIGRDEFSRMIVGARQTLLVGVVSTLIGLAVGSLIGGVAGAAAGLGGRWGRAVDNVLMRFVDMLLAMPSLLLAISIAALLGAGLTTVMIAVGVVSVPVFARLLRGSMISQANSDYVLAAVSLGVKKPKIALTHVVPNSLAPVIVQATLTLATAIIEAAALSFLGLGNNDASIPEWGVMLADAQQYLDSAPRLAILPALAIIVTALGFTLLGEAMREALDPKLRK; translated from the coding sequence ATGACGATCACCACCGGCAAGAAGAAGGAAAAGATCGACCGGCTCGCCGAACTGGCGGCCCGGGAGGACGAGCGCGGCGTCAGCCTCTGGAAGGAGGCGTTCCGCCGGCTGCGGCGTAACCCGGCGGCGATCGTCGGCGCGGTGATCCTGAGCCTGTTCCTGCTGGTCGCCATCCTCGGGCCGTTCTTCGTCCCGCACGCCCCGGACGCCCAGCTCTGGAAGGGCGAGATCCGCCTCGGCGACTTCCCCGGCTTCCGGGCGGAGAACTGGTTCGGCGTCGACCACATCGGGCGCGACGAGTTCAGTCGCATGATCGTCGGTGCCCGACAGACCCTGCTGGTCGGCGTGGTCTCCACGCTGATCGGTCTTGCTGTCGGCTCGCTGATCGGCGGGGTCGCGGGAGCCGCTGCCGGCCTCGGCGGCCGGTGGGGCCGGGCGGTCGACAACGTGCTGATGCGTTTCGTCGACATGCTGCTGGCCATGCCGAGCCTGCTGCTGGCGATCAGCATCGCCGCCCTGCTCGGTGCCGGCCTGACCACCGTCATGATCGCCGTCGGCGTGGTGTCGGTGCCGGTCTTCGCCCGGCTGCTGCGCGGCTCGATGATCTCCCAGGCCAACAGCGACTATGTCCTGGCCGCCGTCTCGCTGGGCGTGAAGAAGCCGAAGATCGCGTTGACCCACGTGGTGCCGAACTCGCTGGCCCCGGTCATCGTGCAGGCCACCCTCACCCTGGCCACCGCGATCATCGAGGCCGCGGCGCTCTCCTTCCTCGGCCTCGGCAACAACGACGCCTCCATCCCCGAGTGGGGTGTGATGCTCGCCGACGCGCAGCAGTACCTGGACTCCGCGCCCCGGCTGGCGATCCTGCCCGCCCTCGCCATCATCGTCACCGCGCTGGGCTTCACCCTGCTCGGCGAGGCGATGCGCGAGGCACTCGACCCGAAGCTGCGGAAGTAG
- the recR gene encoding recombination mediator RecR, giving the protein MYEGAIQDLIDELGRLPGVGPKSAQRIAFHVLSADPADINRLAGALRKVKELVRFCTSCYNVAESEQCRICRDPRRTDEVLCVVEEPKDVVAVERTGEFRGRYHVLGGAINPLEGIGPDNLRIRELMTRLSGGTVRELILATDPNTEGEATATYLALMVKPMGIAVTRLASGLPVGGDLEYADEITLGRAFEGRRAV; this is encoded by the coding sequence ATGTACGAAGGTGCCATCCAGGACCTGATCGACGAGCTGGGCCGGCTGCCGGGTGTGGGCCCGAAGAGCGCCCAGCGGATCGCCTTCCACGTCCTGTCCGCCGACCCGGCCGACATCAACCGGCTGGCCGGCGCGTTGCGTAAGGTCAAGGAGTTGGTGCGGTTCTGCACCAGTTGCTACAACGTGGCCGAGTCCGAACAGTGCCGGATCTGCCGCGACCCGCGCCGCACCGACGAGGTGCTCTGCGTGGTCGAGGAGCCGAAGGACGTGGTCGCGGTTGAGCGGACCGGTGAGTTCCGGGGCCGCTACCACGTGCTCGGCGGGGCGATCAATCCGCTGGAGGGGATCGGGCCGGACAATCTGCGCATCCGCGAGCTGATGACCCGGCTCAGCGGCGGCACGGTGCGGGAGCTGATCCTGGCGACGGACCCGAACACCGAGGGCGAGGCGACCGCGACGTACCTGGCGCTGATGGTCAAGCCGATGGGCATCGCGGTGACCCGGTTGGCGAGCGGCCTGCCGGTTGGCGGGGACCTGGAGTACGCCGACGAGATCACCCTCGGCCGGGCCTTCGAGGGCCGCCGCGCCGTCTGA
- a CDS encoding DNA polymerase III subunit gamma and tau, with protein sequence MALALYRKYRPRTFAEVIGQEHVTEPLSQALRSGRLNHAYLFSGPRGCGKTSSARILARSLNCEQGPTPEPCGQCSSCRELATDGGSIDVLEIDAASHGGVDDARELREKAIFAPAKSRFKIYVIDEAHMVSSAGFNALLKLVEEPPEYVKFIFATTEPEKVLGTIKSRTHHYPFRLIPPKVLRPYLEQLCEAEGVAVEQAVFPLVVRAGGGSARDSLSVLDQLIAGAGPEGVTYSRAAALLGVTDAALIDEMCDALAAGDGASAYATVDRVAEAGHDARRFASDLLERLRDLIVLQQVPDAAAKGLIDGPTDQIERMAAQAQRLGPATLSRCADIVHNGLVEMRGTTAPRLLLELICARMLLPGADDTTGGLLQRLERMERRLTLAGTDAPPAAAGPAPVTSRSPVRPDPTPATPQAYASGVPAASPEVANAGASGGTSQGAGAAAPTGPSGAAPGGPTPTASVSPVGSGDAPVSPAGPGNAPVSPAASEPAAGAPRRVVPPSAVMPDPATPAPPRPGAAATGALDAVAVRRVWPEVVGKVNRSNKRIAALMRDAVVRDLDGDTLVVTVKSSVLAKMMSDHAQVLTDALYEELGGRWQIRCEVAGERGGASLGGSSRSAAPARPTSPPPGAPVPQPPVGPTGDVPTGDSHGGGVPSGGQPSGGSSNGGVAGGAGAAAARAGTESWPEPARPGAAADNDEGWPEPARPGGAATGAGGEDDWPEPARPGGVSTTGASDSGTLTTVTPTAAGSTARSAGAATASATAAPAVPKPAGPSAVPQQAAPAGPPVSSAIAAARAAAAGRGPRTGQAARKTADADWAGEPPYDPDFDGPVRGGGGRPGEARPAAAPNLEGFDPGDEPLDEVLDERTARESSEEQAVRLLREVFGAEKIDEVDAR encoded by the coding sequence GTGGCACTGGCGCTCTACCGCAAGTACCGGCCGCGTACCTTCGCCGAGGTCATCGGGCAGGAGCACGTCACCGAGCCGTTGTCGCAGGCGCTGCGCAGTGGGCGGCTCAACCACGCCTACCTCTTCTCCGGCCCACGTGGCTGCGGCAAGACCTCCAGCGCCCGGATTCTGGCTCGCTCGCTCAACTGTGAGCAGGGCCCCACCCCGGAGCCGTGCGGGCAGTGCTCGTCGTGCCGCGAGCTGGCCACTGACGGCGGCTCGATCGACGTGCTGGAGATCGACGCGGCCAGCCACGGCGGCGTCGACGACGCCCGGGAGCTGCGCGAGAAGGCGATCTTCGCGCCGGCCAAGAGCCGTTTCAAGATCTACGTCATCGACGAGGCGCACATGGTCTCGTCGGCCGGCTTCAACGCCCTGCTCAAGCTGGTCGAGGAGCCGCCGGAGTACGTCAAGTTCATCTTCGCGACCACCGAGCCGGAGAAGGTCCTCGGCACGATCAAGTCGCGGACCCACCACTACCCGTTCCGGCTGATCCCGCCGAAGGTGCTCCGGCCCTACCTGGAGCAGCTCTGCGAGGCCGAGGGCGTCGCCGTCGAGCAGGCGGTCTTCCCGCTGGTGGTGCGCGCCGGCGGCGGCAGCGCCCGGGACAGCCTCTCCGTGCTCGACCAGCTCATCGCCGGGGCCGGCCCGGAGGGGGTCACCTACTCCCGGGCCGCCGCCCTGCTCGGCGTCACCGACGCCGCCCTGATCGACGAGATGTGCGACGCGCTGGCCGCCGGGGACGGTGCGTCGGCGTACGCGACCGTCGACCGGGTCGCCGAGGCCGGGCACGACGCGCGCCGGTTCGCCTCCGACCTGCTGGAGCGGCTGCGCGACCTGATCGTCCTCCAGCAGGTGCCGGACGCCGCCGCCAAGGGCCTGATCGACGGTCCCACCGACCAGATCGAGCGGATGGCCGCCCAGGCCCAGCGGCTCGGCCCGGCGACGCTGTCCCGCTGCGCCGACATCGTGCACAACGGCCTGGTGGAGATGCGCGGCACCACCGCGCCCCGGCTGCTGCTGGAGCTGATCTGCGCCCGGATGCTGCTGCCCGGTGCCGACGACACCACCGGCGGCCTGCTCCAGCGCCTCGAACGCATGGAACGCCGGCTCACTCTCGCCGGCACCGACGCGCCGCCGGCCGCCGCCGGCCCCGCGCCGGTCACCTCCCGTTCTCCGGTACGCCCCGACCCCACCCCCGCCACCCCCCAGGCGTACGCCTCCGGCGTCCCAGCCGCCTCACCCGAGGTCGCGAACGCGGGTGCGTCGGGCGGTACGTCGCAGGGCGCTGGCGCGGCTGCCCCGACGGGACCCTCGGGTGCCGCCCCGGGCGGCCCGACGCCGACTGCTTCGGTGTCTCCGGTCGGGTCTGGTGACGCCCCGGTGTCTCCGGCTGGGCCGGGCAACGCCCCGGTGTCTCCGGCCGCGTCCGAGCCGGCTGCGGGTGCGCCCCGCCGGGTGGTGCCGCCGTCGGCGGTGATGCCCGACCCGGCCACCCCGGCCCCGCCTCGCCCCGGCGCGGCGGCCACCGGTGCGCTGGACGCGGTCGCGGTGCGCCGGGTCTGGCCCGAGGTGGTCGGCAAGGTCAACCGGAGCAACAAGCGGATCGCGGCGCTGATGCGCGACGCGGTGGTCCGCGACCTCGACGGCGACACGCTCGTGGTGACGGTGAAGTCGTCAGTGCTGGCCAAGATGATGTCCGACCACGCCCAGGTGCTCACCGACGCGCTCTACGAGGAGCTTGGCGGGCGCTGGCAGATCCGCTGCGAGGTGGCCGGCGAACGGGGTGGCGCGTCGCTCGGTGGCTCCTCCCGGTCCGCCGCCCCGGCCCGTCCGACATCCCCGCCGCCCGGGGCTCCCGTCCCTCAGCCGCCGGTCGGCCCGACCGGTGACGTCCCGACCGGTGACAGCCATGGCGGTGGCGTCCCGAGCGGTGGGCAGCCCAGCGGTGGTTCGAGTAACGGCGGGGTAGCTGGCGGGGCCGGTGCTGCTGCCGCGCGTGCCGGTACTGAGAGCTGGCCTGAGCCGGCCCGGCCCGGTGCCGCCGCCGACAATGACGAGGGCTGGCCCGAGCCCGCCCGCCCGGGTGGTGCCGCGACCGGTGCCGGCGGCGAAGACGACTGGCCGGAACCGGCCCGACCGGGCGGCGTGTCGACCACCGGGGCATCAGACAGCGGCACGTTGACCACCGTTACGCCAACCGCTGCCGGGTCGACCGCCAGGTCGGCGGGCGCCGCCACGGCGTCGGCAACGGCCGCGCCTGCCGTACCGAAGCCGGCCGGTCCCTCGGCGGTGCCGCAGCAGGCCGCGCCCGCCGGCCCTCCGGTGAGCAGCGCCATCGCGGCGGCACGGGCGGCTGCGGCGGGACGTGGTCCGCGTACCGGCCAGGCGGCCCGGAAGACCGCGGACGCCGACTGGGCGGGTGAGCCGCCGTACGACCCGGACTTCGACGGCCCGGTGCGCGGCGGTGGGGGACGCCCGGGGGAGGCCCGGCCGGCGGCGGCCCCGAACCTGGAGGGCTTCGACCCCGGCGACGAGCCGCTGGACGAGGTGCTCGACGAGCGGACCGCGCGGGAATCCAGCGAGGAACAGGCGGTACGGCTGCTCCGCGAGGTGTTCGGCGCCGAGAAGATCGACGAGGTGGACGCCCGGTAG
- a CDS encoding pentapeptide repeat-containing protein, which translates to MPVVQPERQSRVQVVFQGVTALTAVAALLFTAQSLVYTADATRATRAQIDLAARGQIADRFNRAIDQLGQTGLDKLSVRLGGIYSLERIMRDSPEDEPTVIAVLSAFLRTNARRKAEPVRSADPLKSPKPPPAAPEDVRAAFAVLARRPHPEHEQNRRLDLAGTQLSLPEISLPHASLRDANLRDADLSFSDLTNADLSSADLVGIYLNGANLSGANLAGSYMSYAKLSVAILDGANLTNTTLGFAYLGGADLGGADLRDADLSGADLGDADLSNANLTGADLRGADLNEANLTAANLTGARLDDADLINTNLTGTHLTGADLSGADLDGADLSGVTGLTSEAVRCSRVGERTRLPTGVTRPSDVPVSKRPFC; encoded by the coding sequence GTGCCGGTGGTGCAGCCGGAGCGGCAGTCCCGTGTGCAGGTCGTGTTCCAGGGGGTCACCGCGCTGACGGCGGTCGCCGCGTTGTTGTTCACCGCCCAGTCCCTGGTCTACACGGCTGACGCGACCCGGGCGACCCGTGCCCAGATCGATCTCGCCGCCCGGGGCCAGATCGCCGACCGATTCAACCGGGCCATCGACCAGCTCGGTCAGACCGGTCTGGACAAGCTCAGCGTCCGACTCGGCGGCATCTACTCCCTCGAACGCATCATGCGCGACTCGCCCGAGGACGAACCCACCGTCATCGCGGTCCTGAGCGCCTTCCTCCGTACCAACGCACGCAGGAAGGCCGAGCCGGTCAGGTCAGCCGACCCGCTCAAGTCACCGAAACCCCCACCGGCAGCGCCGGAAGACGTGCGCGCGGCCTTTGCCGTGCTCGCCCGACGGCCACACCCCGAACACGAGCAGAACCGTCGCCTCGACCTCGCCGGTACCCAACTGTCCCTACCCGAGATCTCCCTACCCCACGCGAGCCTGCGCGATGCGAACCTGCGCGACGCGGACCTCAGTTTTTCGGACCTGACCAATGCGGACCTGAGCAGCGCAGATCTGGTCGGCATCTATCTGAACGGGGCGAACCTGAGCGGGGCGAATCTGGCCGGCTCGTACATGTCGTACGCGAAGTTGAGTGTCGCGATCCTGGATGGCGCAAACCTGACCAACACGACCCTGGGCTTCGCGTACCTGGGCGGCGCGGATCTGGGCGGCGCGGACCTGAGGGACGCGGATCTGAGCGGTGCGGACCTGGGCGACGCGGACCTCAGCAACGCGAACCTGACCGGCGCGGATCTGAGGGGCGCAGACCTGAACGAGGCGAACCTGACCGCCGCGAACCTGACCGGCGCCCGCTTGGACGACGCGGACCTGATCAACACGAATCTGACCGGTACGCACCTGACCGGCGCGGATCTGAGTGGCGCGGATCTCGACGGCGCGGATCTGAGCGGCGTGACGGGGCTGACCAGTGAGGCTGTTCGGTGCAGCCGGGTGGGTGAGCGGACCCGGTTGCCAACCGGCGTGACGCGGCCTTCGGATGTGCCGGTGAGCAAGAGGCCGTTCTGCTGA
- a CDS encoding ABC transporter permease, with translation MFRFIVRRLLQLIPTLFGLSLLLFIWLRRLPGGPETAILGERGTPEMRAAIRRNMGLDEPILVQYGRFVRRLIRLDLGTSTSTKRTVVTEFVERFPGTVELSITAMLIAVGVGIPLGYLAARRRGRMFDHLSVGGSLIGICIPVFFLAYVLKAIFAENLGWFPASGRQDPTLGATRVTNFFVLDGLMTREWDAAADAFWHLVLPGVALASIPLAIIVRITRASVLEVLNEDFVRTAEAKGLTERTVRGRHVLRNSMLPVVTSIGLLTGGLLSGAVLTETVFAFGGIGAFIYEAISQRDYPVLMGFILIIAVVYVLVNLLVDLSYSLIDPRVRVR, from the coding sequence GTGTTCCGGTTCATCGTCAGACGCCTGCTTCAGCTGATACCAACGCTGTTCGGGCTCTCCCTCCTGCTCTTCATCTGGCTCCGCCGACTGCCGGGCGGTCCCGAGACCGCCATCCTCGGTGAGCGTGGGACGCCCGAGATGCGCGCCGCGATCCGGCGCAACATGGGCCTCGACGAGCCGATCCTGGTGCAGTACGGCCGGTTCGTGCGGCGGCTGATCCGCCTCGACCTCGGCACGTCGACCTCCACCAAGCGCACCGTCGTCACCGAGTTCGTCGAACGGTTCCCCGGCACGGTGGAGCTCTCCATCACGGCGATGCTGATCGCGGTCGGCGTCGGCATCCCGCTGGGCTACCTGGCGGCCCGGCGTCGCGGCCGGATGTTCGACCATCTCTCGGTCGGCGGCTCACTGATCGGCATCTGCATCCCGGTCTTCTTCCTCGCGTACGTGCTCAAGGCGATCTTCGCTGAGAATCTCGGCTGGTTCCCGGCGAGCGGCCGGCAGGACCCGACGCTCGGGGCAACGCGGGTCACCAACTTCTTCGTGCTGGACGGCCTGATGACCCGGGAGTGGGACGCCGCCGCCGACGCGTTCTGGCACCTGGTGCTGCCGGGCGTGGCACTGGCCAGCATCCCGCTGGCGATCATCGTCCGGATCACCCGGGCCAGCGTGCTGGAGGTCCTCAACGAGGACTTCGTACGCACCGCCGAGGCGAAGGGCCTGACCGAGCGCACGGTCCGGGGCCGGCACGTGCTGCGCAACTCCATGCTGCCGGTCGTCACCTCGATCGGCCTGCTCACCGGCGGCCTGCTCTCCGGCGCGGTGCTGACCGAGACCGTCTTCGCCTTCGGCGGAATCGGAGCCTTCATCTACGAGGCGATCAGCCAGCGTGACTATCCGGTCCTGATGGGCTTCATCCTGATCATCGCGGTGGTGTACGTGCTGGTGAACCTCCTGGTCGACCTCTCCTACAGCCTGATCGACCCGAGGGTGAGGGTCCGATGA
- a CDS encoding ABC transporter ATP-binding protein, giving the protein MALLDVDDLSVTFARRGQRTVHAVDGVSFSVDAGEVVGLVGESGCGKSVTSLAIMGLLPKQPGLRVGGKAVFDGTDLLQLDDRSRRDIRGRDVAMIFQDPLSSLNPVIPIGLQVTEVLTRHRGMKGAAAEKEAAALLDRVGIPDPKRRLKEYPHQLSGGMRQRALIAMAVACKPRLLIADEPTTALDVTIQAQILELLKELVRDSGTALVMITHDLGVVAGLCDTINVLYGGRVVETARRRPLFREPRHPYTVGLLGSVPRLDAVRGERLKPIPGSVRDLLPWSDGCAFAPRCTRRVDECVGEPPALVLAHDGRSYRCVNPAPLPGAVPPQAVDPTAPAAEVPAVTAQASTAQASTAEAADAPAAEAAAGPVPAPREEEKP; this is encoded by the coding sequence ATGGCACTGCTCGATGTGGACGACCTCTCCGTCACGTTCGCCCGGCGCGGTCAGCGCACCGTGCACGCCGTCGACGGGGTTTCCTTTTCCGTCGACGCGGGCGAGGTCGTCGGCCTGGTCGGTGAGTCCGGCTGCGGCAAGAGCGTCACCTCGCTGGCGATCATGGGCCTGCTGCCGAAGCAGCCGGGCCTGCGTGTCGGTGGCAAGGCGGTCTTCGACGGCACGGACCTGCTCCAGCTCGACGACCGGTCCCGGCGGGACATCCGCGGCCGGGACGTCGCGATGATCTTCCAGGATCCGCTCTCCTCGCTGAACCCGGTGATCCCGATCGGGTTGCAGGTCACCGAGGTGCTCACCCGGCACCGGGGGATGAAGGGCGCGGCGGCGGAGAAGGAGGCGGCGGCGCTGCTCGACCGGGTCGGCATCCCCGACCCGAAGCGACGGCTGAAGGAGTACCCGCACCAGCTCTCCGGCGGCATGCGCCAGCGCGCCCTGATCGCGATGGCGGTGGCCTGCAAGCCCCGGCTGCTGATCGCCGACGAGCCGACCACGGCGCTGGACGTCACCATCCAGGCGCAGATCCTGGAACTGCTCAAGGAACTGGTCCGGGACTCCGGCACGGCCCTGGTGATGATCACCCACGACCTGGGCGTGGTCGCCGGCCTCTGCGACACCATCAACGTGCTCTACGGCGGCCGGGTGGTGGAGACGGCCCGCCGTCGCCCGCTGTTCCGCGAGCCCCGGCACCCGTACACCGTGGGGCTGCTCGGCTCGGTGCCGCGCCTGGACGCCGTGCGTGGCGAACGGCTGAAGCCGATTCCCGGCTCGGTCCGCGACCTGCTGCCCTGGTCGGACGGCTGCGCCTTCGCGCCGCGCTGCACCCGGCGGGTCGACGAGTGCGTGGGAGAGCCACCCGCGCTGGTGCTCGCCCACGACGGTCGCAGCTACCGTTGCGTCAACCCGGCGCCGCTGCCTGGCGCCGTGCCCCCGCAGGCCGTCGACCCCACCGCCCCGGCGGCGGAGGTCCCGGCCGTAACCGCCCAGGCCAGCACCGCTCAGGCCAGCACCGCCGAGGCGGCGGACGCCCCGGCGGCGGAGGCAGCCGCGGGTCCGGTGCCCGCCCCGCGCGAGGAGGAGAAGCCGTGA
- a CDS encoding ABC transporter substrate-binding protein has protein sequence MRATRPKVAIAAVAVAALAVAGCAESNRDDSSSGSKKDTLVFGVAGDPKVLDPSFASDGESLRVARQVFETLVRPEEGGTKVTPGLAESWTPDAAGTTWTFKLRSGVKFHDGTEFNAEAVCKNFDRWYNAKGLMQSPDVTPYWQDVMGGFAKNESADLPPSLFKSCTAKDATTVDLAFTRVSSKVPAALMLPSFSMHSPTALEKYDASNVGGTAEDIKYPAYATAHPTGTGPFKFKSWDVANKTLTIERNEDYAGNKAKLKTLIYKTISDENARKQALRSGDIQGYDLVGPADVEPLKGEGFNVLTRPAFNILYLAMNQKGNPKLADVKVRQAIAHALNRQALVDSKLPPGAKVAENFMPDTVEGWNGDVTKYGYDVAKAKSLLAEAGATNLTLRFHYPTEVTRPYMPNPKDIFELLSADLKAVGITVQAIPLKWSPDYLNATTSGNKHDLHFLGWTGDYGDGYNFIGTMFDRPKDEWGFTNPALFDQFKDADSTADVAARTEKYKALNKAIMDFLPGVPVSHSPPAIVFGKDVTGVKASPLTDERFSTAEFKS, from the coding sequence ATGCGTGCAACCAGGCCGAAGGTCGCCATCGCGGCCGTCGCGGTCGCGGCCCTCGCGGTAGCAGGCTGCGCCGAGAGCAACCGCGACGACAGTTCCAGCGGTAGCAAGAAGGACACCCTCGTCTTCGGCGTAGCCGGAGACCCGAAGGTGCTCGACCCGAGCTTCGCCAGCGACGGTGAGTCGCTGCGCGTGGCGCGTCAGGTCTTCGAGACGCTGGTCCGTCCGGAGGAGGGTGGCACCAAGGTCACCCCCGGCCTGGCCGAGTCCTGGACCCCGGACGCCGCGGGCACCACGTGGACCTTCAAGCTCCGCTCCGGCGTGAAGTTCCACGACGGCACCGAGTTCAACGCCGAGGCGGTCTGCAAGAACTTCGACCGCTGGTACAACGCCAAGGGCCTCATGCAGAGCCCGGACGTGACCCCGTACTGGCAGGACGTCATGGGCGGCTTCGCCAAGAACGAGAGCGCGGACCTGCCGCCGAGCCTCTTCAAGTCCTGCACCGCCAAGGACGCCACGACCGTCGACCTGGCCTTCACCCGGGTCTCCAGCAAGGTCCCGGCCGCGCTGATGCTGCCGTCGTTCTCCATGCACAGCCCCACGGCGCTCGAGAAGTACGACGCGAGCAACGTCGGCGGCACCGCCGAGGACATCAAGTACCCGGCCTACGCCACGGCGCACCCGACCGGCACCGGCCCGTTCAAGTTCAAGTCCTGGGACGTTGCCAACAAGACGCTCACCATCGAGCGCAACGAGGACTACGCCGGCAACAAGGCCAAGCTGAAGACCCTCATCTACAAGACCATCTCGGACGAGAACGCGCGCAAGCAGGCGCTGCGCTCCGGCGACATCCAGGGGTACGACCTGGTCGGCCCGGCCGACGTCGAGCCGCTGAAGGGCGAGGGCTTCAACGTCCTGACCCGTCCGGCGTTCAACATCCTCTACCTGGCCATGAACCAGAAGGGGAACCCGAAGCTCGCCGACGTGAAGGTCCGCCAGGCCATCGCGCACGCGCTGAACCGGCAGGCCCTGGTCGACTCGAAGCTGCCCCCGGGCGCCAAGGTCGCCGAGAACTTCATGCCGGACACCGTCGAGGGCTGGAACGGCGACGTCACCAAGTACGGCTACGACGTGGCGAAGGCCAAGTCGCTGCTGGCCGAGGCCGGCGCGACGAACCTGACCCTGCGGTTCCACTACCCGACCGAGGTCACCCGGCCGTACATGCCGAACCCGAAGGACATCTTCGAGCTGCTCTCGGCGGACCTCAAGGCGGTCGGCATCACCGTCCAGGCCATCCCGCTCAAGTGGAGCCCGGACTACCTGAACGCCACCACCTCCGGCAACAAGCACGACCTGCACTTCCTCGGCTGGACCGGTGACTACGGCGACGGCTACAACTTCATCGGCACCATGTTCGACCGGCCGAAGGACGAGTGGGGCTTCACCAACCCGGCCCTGTTCGACCAGTTCAAGGACGCGGACAGCACCGCCGACGTGGCGGCCCGGACCGAGAAGTACAAGGCCCTGAACAAGGCCATCATGGACTTCCTGCCCGGTGTCCCGGTGTCGCACTCGCCGCCGGCGATCGTGTTCGGCAAGGACGTGACCGGGGTCAAGGCGAGCCCGCTCACCGACGAGCGGTTCTCCACCGCCGAGTTCAAGTCCTGA
- a CDS encoding YbaB/EbfC family nucleoid-associated protein, which produces MQQMLKQAQKMQQQMAKAQTELAEAELTGTAGGGLVTATVAGTGELKSIKIDPKAVDPEDIETLEDLVVAAMHNAAEAVRELTEKKMGPVTGGMGGLGLPGF; this is translated from the coding sequence ATGCAGCAGATGCTGAAGCAGGCGCAGAAGATGCAGCAGCAGATGGCCAAGGCGCAGACCGAGCTCGCCGAGGCGGAGCTGACCGGCACCGCCGGCGGTGGTCTGGTCACCGCGACCGTCGCCGGCACCGGCGAGCTGAAGTCGATCAAGATCGACCCGAAGGCGGTCGACCCGGAGGACATCGAGACTCTGGAGGATCTGGTCGTCGCGGCCATGCACAACGCCGCCGAGGCGGTGCGGGAGCTGACCGAGAAGAAGATGGGTCCGGTCACCGGCGGCATGGGCGGCCTCGGCCTGCCCGGTTTCTGA